A DNA window from Streptococcus parapneumoniae contains the following coding sequences:
- a CDS encoding magnesium transporter CorA family protein produces the protein MKQVFLSTTTEFKEIDTLEPGTWINLVNPTQNESLEIANAFDIDIADLRAPLDAEEMSRITIEDEYTLIIVDVPVTEERNNRTYYVTIPLGIIITEETIITTCLEPLPVLDVFINRRLRNFYTFMRSRFIFQILYRNAELYLTALRSIDRKSEQIESQLHQSTRNEELIELMELEKTIVYFKASLKTNERVIKKLTSSTSNIKKYLEDEDLLEDTLIETQQAIEMADIYGNVLHSMTETFASIISNNQNNIMKTLALVTIVMSIPTMVFSAYGMNFKDNEIPLNGEPNAFWLIVFIAFAMSVSLTLYLIHKKWF, from the coding sequence ATGAAACAAGTTTTTCTCTCTACAACAACTGAATTTAAAGAGATCGATACGCTTGAACCGGGTACTTGGATCAATCTCGTCAATCCGACTCAAAATGAATCACTCGAAATCGCTAACGCCTTCGATATTGATATTGCCGACCTTCGAGCACCGCTCGATGCGGAAGAAATGTCTCGTATTACGATTGAAGACGAGTACACCCTGATTATCGTAGACGTTCCAGTCACAGAGGAAAGAAATAACCGCACCTACTACGTAACCATCCCGCTTGGTATTATCATCACCGAGGAAACCATTATCACTACGTGTTTGGAACCACTACCGGTCCTCGATGTCTTTATCAACCGTCGATTGCGTAATTTCTACACCTTCATGCGTTCGCGTTTCATCTTCCAGATTCTCTATCGCAATGCAGAGCTTTACCTAACAGCCCTTCGTTCAATCGACCGTAAGAGTGAGCAAATCGAAAGTCAACTGCATCAATCAACTCGTAATGAAGAATTGATTGAGCTCATGGAATTGGAAAAAACTATCGTCTATTTCAAGGCTTCCCTCAAAACAAATGAGCGTGTGATTAAGAAATTGACCAGCTCAACCAGCAATATCAAGAAATACCTTGAGGACGAAGACCTGCTTGAAGACACCCTGATTGAAACCCAACAGGCCATCGAGATGGCAGACATTTATGGAAACGTCTTGCACTCTATGACAGAGACCTTTGCCTCTATCATTTCTAACAACCAGAACAACATCATGAAAACCTTGGCACTTGTGACCATCGTCATGTCCATCCCTACCATGGTCTTTTCTGCCTACGGGATGAACTTTAAGGATAATGAAATCCCCCTAAACGGAGAGCCAAATGCCTTCTGGTTAATCGTCTTTATCGCCTTTGCTATGAGTGTCTCGCTCACTCTCTATCTCATCCATAAAAAATGGTTCTAA
- the mef(A) gene encoding macrolide efflux MFS transporter Mef(A) → MEKYNNWKRKFYAIWAGQAVSLITSAILQMAIIFYLTEKTGSAMVLSMASLVGFLPYAILGPAIGVLVDRHDRKKIMIGADLIIAAAGAVLAIVAFCMELPVWMIMIVLFIRSIGTAFHTPALNAVTPLLVPEEQLTKCAGYSQSLQSISYIVSPAVAALLYSVWDLNAIIAIDVLGAVIASITVAIVRIPKLGNQVQSLEPNFIREMKEGVVVLRQNKGLFALLLLGTLYTFVYMPINALFPLISMEHFNGTPVHISITEISFAFGMLAGGLLLGRLGGFEKHVLLITSSFFIMGTSLAVSGILPPNGFVIFVVCCAIMGLSVPFYSGVQTALFQEKIKPEYLGRVFSLIGSIMSLAMPIGLILSGFFADKIGVNHWFLLSGILIIGIAIVCQMITEVRKLDLK, encoded by the coding sequence ATGGAAAAATACAACAATTGGAAACGAAAATTTTATGCAATATGGGCAGGGCAAGCAGTATCATTAATCACTAGTGCCATCCTGCAAATGGCGATTATTTTTTACCTTACAGAAAAAACAGGATCTGCGATGGTCTTGTCTATGGCTTCATTAGTAGGTTTTTTACCCTATGCGATTTTGGGACCTGCCATTGGTGTGCTAGTGGATCGTCATGATAGGAAGAAGATAATGATTGGTGCCGATTTAATTATCGCAGCAGCTGGTGCAGTGCTTGCTATTGTTGCATTCTGTATGGAGCTACCTGTCTGGATGATTATGATAGTATTGTTTATCCGTAGCATTGGAACAGCTTTTCATACCCCAGCACTCAATGCGGTTACACCACTTTTAGTACCAGAAGAACAGCTAACGAAATGCGCAGGCTATAGTCAGTCTTTGCAGTCTATAAGCTATATTGTTAGTCCGGCAGTTGCAGCACTCTTATACTCCGTTTGGGATTTAAATGCTATTATTGCCATCGACGTATTGGGTGCTGTGATTGCATCTATTACGGTAGCAATTGTACGTATACCTAAGCTGGGTAATCAAGTGCAAAGTTTAGAACCAAATTTCATAAGGGAGATGAAAGAAGGAGTTGTGGTTCTGAGACAAAACAAAGGATTGTTTGCCTTATTACTCTTAGGAACACTATATACTTTTGTTTATATGCCAATCAATGCACTATTTCCTTTAATAAGCATGGAACACTTTAATGGAACGCCTGTGCATATTTCTATTACGGAAATTTCCTTTGCATTTGGGATGCTAGCAGGAGGCTTATTATTAGGAAGATTAGGGGGCTTCGAAAAGCATGTATTACTAATAACAAGTTCATTTTTTATAATGGGGACCAGTTTAGCCGTTTCGGGAATACTTCCTCCAAATGGATTTGTAATATTCGTAGTTTGCTGTGCAATAATGGGGCTTTCGGTGCCATTTTATAGCGGTGTGCAAACAGCTCTTTTTCAGGAGAAAATTAAGCCTGAATATTTAGGACGTGTATTTTCTTTGATCGGAAGTATCATGTCACTTGCTATGCCAATTGGGTTAATTCTTTCTGGATTCTTTGCTGATAAAATCGGTGTAAATCATTGGTTTTTACTATCAGGTATTTTAATTATTGGCATTGCTATAGTTTGCCAAATGATAACTGAGGTTAGAAAATTAGATTTAAAATAA
- a CDS encoding DUF1129 domain-containing protein → MSQIDLQKLTKKNQEFVHIATQQFIKDGKTDAEIKAIFEEVIPKILEEQAKGTTARSLYGAPTHWAHSFTVKEQYEKEHPKENDDPKLMIMDSALFITSLFALVSALTTFFSADQTLGYGLITLLLVGLVGGFAFYLMYYFVYQYYGPDMDRSQRPPFWKSVLVILASMFLWLLVFFATSFLPASLNPVLAPLPLAIIGAALLALRFYLKKRLNIRSASAGPTRY, encoded by the coding sequence ATGTCTCAGATTGATCTACAAAAATTAACTAAGAAAAACCAAGAGTTTGTCCACATCGCTACCCAACAATTCATCAAAGATGGGAAAACAGACGCTGAAATCAAGGCTATTTTTGAGGAAGTTATTCCCAAAATCCTTGAAGAGCAAGCCAAGGGTACGACTGCTCGTTCCCTCTATGGCGCACCGACCCACTGGGCTCATAGTTTCACTGTCAAGGAACAATATGAAAAAGAGCATCCAAAGGAAAATGATGATCCAAAACTCATGATTATGGACTCAGCTCTTTTCATCACTAGCCTCTTTGCCCTCGTCAGCGCCCTCACAACCTTCTTCTCAGCAGATCAGACTCTCGGCTATGGTTTAATTACTCTCCTATTAGTTGGACTTGTTGGTGGATTTGCCTTCTACTTGATGTACTACTTTGTTTACCAATACTATGGACCAGATATGGACCGCAGTCAACGCCCACCTTTCTGGAAATCTGTACTGGTTATCCTAGCTTCTATGTTCCTTTGGTTGCTCGTCTTCTTTGCAACAAGCTTCCTACCAGCTAGCCTTAACCCAGTACTTGCTCCATTGCCGCTGGCTATTATCGGAGCAGCCCTCCTAGCCCTTCGCTTCTATCTCAAGAAACGCTTGAATATCCGCAGCGCAAGTGCAGGACCAACACGCTATTAA
- a CDS encoding S66 family peptidase, with amino-acid sequence MISTIGIVSLSSGIIGEDFVKHEVDLGVQRLKDLGLNPIFLPHSQKGLDFIKDHPEARAEDLIHAFSDDSIDIILCAIGGDDTYRLLPYLFENDKLQKVIKQKIFLGFSDTTMNHLMLHKLGIKTFYGQSFLADICELDKEMLDYSLHYFKELIETGRISEIRPSDVWYDERTDFSPKALGIPRVSHANTGFELLQGTAQFEGKILGGCLESLYDIFDNSRYTDSAELCQKYKLFPDLSDWEGKILLLETSEEKPEPEDFKKMLRTLKDTGIFAVINGLLVGKPMDETFYDDYKEALLDIIDSNIPIVYNLNVGHATPRAIVPFGVHAYVDAKEQIIRFDYNKK; translated from the coding sequence ATGATTTCTACTATTGGTATTGTTAGTTTATCTAGTGGCATTATCGGAGAAGACTTTGTCAAACACGAAGTGGACTTGGGTGTCCAACGTCTCAAGGACTTGGGACTCAATCCTATCTTTTTGCCCCATTCGCAAAAAGGATTAGACTTTATCAAGGATCATCCTGAAGCTCGTGCAGAGGATTTGATTCATGCCTTTTCTGATGATAGCATCGACATAATCCTATGCGCCATCGGTGGAGACGATACCTATCGCTTACTACCTTATCTTTTTGAAAATGACAAACTCCAAAAGGTTATCAAACAAAAAATTTTTCTTGGTTTCTCGGATACAACCATGAACCATCTCATGTTGCATAAACTAGGAATCAAGACTTTTTACGGTCAATCCTTCTTAGCAGACATTTGTGAATTAGACAAAGAAATGCTAGACTATAGCCTTCACTACTTTAAAGAATTGATTGAGACGGGAAGAATCTCAGAAATCCGCCCTAGTGACGTTTGGTATGATGAAAGGACTGACTTCAGTCCCAAGGCTCTGGGGATACCTCGTGTCAGTCATGCAAATACCGGTTTTGAATTATTGCAAGGAACTGCCCAGTTCGAGGGAAAAATCCTCGGTGGTTGCCTCGAATCCCTCTACGATATCTTTGACAACTCTCGATACACAGATAGCGCGGAGCTCTGCCAAAAATACAAACTTTTCCCTGACTTGTCAGACTGGGAAGGAAAGATCCTCTTGCTCGAAACAAGTGAAGAAAAGCCTGAGCCGGAAGACTTCAAAAAGATGTTGCGAACTTTAAAGGACACTGGCATATTCGCGGTCATCAATGGACTCTTGGTCGGAAAACCTATGGATGAAACTTTCTATGACGACTATAAAGAGGCACTATTGGATATCATTGATAGCAATATCCCGATTGTCTATAATTTGAATGTCGGCCACGCAACTCCAAGAGCAATTGTCCCCTTCGGAGTTCACGCCTATGTAGATGCAAAGGAGCAAATCATTCGCTTTGACTATAACAAAAAATAA
- a CDS encoding SemiSWEET family transporter has protein sequence MTKQKINRIVGSIGAFIGIIVFIAYIPQIIANLQGNKAQPFQPLSAAISCLIWVIYGWTKEPKKDWILIIPNSAGVILGGITFLTSL, from the coding sequence ATGACAAAACAAAAAATTAATCGAATCGTAGGTTCTATTGGTGCCTTTATTGGAATTATAGTATTTATTGCCTACATACCTCAAATTATCGCTAATTTACAGGGAAATAAAGCTCAACCATTTCAACCTTTATCAGCTGCTATATCTTGCTTAATCTGGGTTATTTATGGATGGACAAAGGAACCTAAGAAGGATTGGATACTAATCATTCCAAATTCAGCTGGTGTTATTTTAGGTGGAATCACTTTTTTGACTTCACTCTAA